In Oncorhynchus kisutch isolate 150728-3 linkage group LG5, Okis_V2, whole genome shotgun sequence, a genomic segment contains:
- the LOC109876651 gene encoding zinc finger protein 501-like: MSSLNYSPPVKEEGVCWTEKEALGLNIVVKEDVTVKQEVDGEAVTVKVEEKDVSVKEEEDAFRVKEEEDVTVKVEEDAVFGVKKEGEITVTLKDEEAEIGDLINTRERRGSSGEPQQHHDADEAEKSVSTSELLKKHHRRPTEKKSHCCSDCGKRCKSSSELKIHQRVHTGEKSHHCFDCGKSYLRLKSLKVHMRIHTGEKLYSCDQCGKSFTMSSHLMIHQRTHTGEKPYSCTQCGKSFTQSSNLLSHQRKHTGDKPYSCDQCGRSFTTSSHRIVHQRTHTGKKPYSCTQCGKSFTQSSNLLSHQRTHTGEKSYSCYQCGMSFIQSCTLLSHQRTHTGDKSYSCDQCGKSFTTSLHRIVHQRKHTGDKSYSCNQCGKSFTRSSNLVSHQRTHTGEKPYSCDQCRKSFTSSSSLIVHQRTHTGEKPYSCDQCEKSFVTSSRLIVHQRTHTGEKPHGCDECDKRYSDKRSLNKHQKIHT; encoded by the exons atgagctcCCTAAACTACTCCCCTCCAGTTAAAGAAGAgggggtctgctggacggagaaagaagctctggggctgaacattgtcgtgaaagaggatgtcacagtaaaacaagaagtagacggtgaggctgttacagtgaaagtagaagagaaagacgtttcagtgaaagaagaggaagacgcgttcagagtgaaagaggaggaggatgttacagtaaaagtagaggaggatgcagtttttGGAGTGAAGAAGGAAGgggagattactgtcacattGAAAGATGAAGAGGCGGAGATAggagatctgattaacacca GAGAGAGACGTGggtcctctggggagcctcaacaacatcatgatgctgaTGAGGCAGAGAAGAGTGTCTCCACATCAGAACTCCTTAAGAAACACCATAGGAGACCCACAGAGAAGaaatctcactgctgctctgactgtgggaaacgttgcaaatcttcatcagaacttaaaatacaccagcgagtacacacaggagagaaatctcacCACTGTTTTGATTGTGGGAAGAGTTACTTAAGATTAAAATCACTAAAAGTACACATGCGaattcacactggagagaaactttacagctgtgatcaatgtgggaagagttttactatgTCTAGTCATCTGAtgatacaccagagaacacacactggagagaaaccgtacagctgtactcaatgtgggaagagttttactcagtcaagcaacctgttatcacaccagagaaaacacacaggagataaaccttatagctgtgatcaatgtgggaggagctTTACTACATCTAGTCATCGgattgtacaccagagaacacacacaggaaagaAACCGTAcagctgtactcaatgtgggaagagttttactcagtcaagcaacctgttatcacaccagagaacacacacaggagagaaatcgtaTAGCTGTTATCAATGTGGGATGAGTTTTATTCAGTCATGCACCCTgttatcacaccagagaacacacacaggagataaatCTTATagttgtgatcaatgtgggaagagttttactacatctctTCATCGGATCgtacaccagagaaaacacacaggagataaatcttatagctgtaaccaatgtgggaagagttttactcggtCAAGCAACCtggtatcacaccagagaacacacacaggagagaaaccttatagctgtgatcaatgtcgGAAGAGTTTTACTTCATCTAGCAGTCTtattgtacaccagagaacacacacaggagaaaaaccttatagctgtgatcaatgtgagaAGAGTTTTGTTACATCTAGCCGTCTtattgtacaccagagaacacacacaggagagaaacctcatgGCTGTGATGaatgtgacaagagatactctgataaaagatccctgaacaaacatcagaaaatacatacatga